AACGAAAAACCCGAAATAAGTGATCAACAGATTGCAGTTTGCTGCAAACGACGTGACACGAACGATCCAGTACAGCCAGCCGACCTCGAACCCGACGACAGGCCCGAACGCTTCACGTGCGTAAAGGTACGGCCCGCCTGTACCTGTGAAACGGCTTGCCACCTCTGCGTAGCAAAGCACTATAAAGCCGACAACGACCGCACATGCAGCAAACGCGACAAGGCTCCACGTGCCGATCAACCCGTGAACTTTGGCGGGCAGGCCAAAGATACCCGCGCCGATGACGGTATTGATAAAGATCGCTGCCAGGTCCCAACGGCCGATGCCTCGAACGAGTTTTTCTTCACTCATTATTTCTTAAATGGTCGAATCGGATATAATTCGCTAAAACGATATCACATTGAATGCTATGAACTTAACTCACAAACTTGCCGCAAAGTTCCTGATCGCAGTTTTATTCACAATGCCGCTAGCGGCTCAAAAGTCCAAAGGCGGCGAGATCTTACCTCAAAAAGGATACAAGCCGCCTGTCATGAGCGAGGTGACTTCGATGAATGAGATCGTGCGTGCGGCAGTAATGGCCGAACTCGATGCGCGAAAGGGCGAGGTAAAGCAGGAGCAGGTCTCGGCGACGGTGATCGACGTTACTGACGCTAATAGCTGGAAATGGGGTGCATTTCGGGGCGAAGAGAAATATTATCCTGCATCCGTTCCGAAGATGTTCTACATGGCCGCGGTCGAGCGGCAGCTTGAGGACGGCAAGGTCGCTTTGACGAAAGAACTGGATCGCGGAATGAAGGACATGATCGTCGATTCATCGAATGACGCCACACAATATATCGTCGATGTCCTGACCGACACGGCGAGTGGTTCGGAACTGCCGCAGAAGGAGTTCGAGAAATGGCAATACAAGCGAAATAGGATGAACCGCTATTTTGCCGCGATGGGTTATAAGAATATCAATATCAATCAAAAGATCTATTGCGAAGATGCCTACGGGATCGAGCAGCAATCGCGCAATTACGCCGGCCAGAACCGCAACATGCTCACGACCAATGCCACGGCACGAGCCATTGCCGAGATAGTTCTTGGACGCCTCAACACGCCCGAACGCACTACACGAATGATGAAACTGCTGCAGCGGGACCCATTCTCAGCTGTCAAAGATCCGGACAGTCAGGATCACGGATTCATAGGTAAAATGCTTGCGGACAACCACCTGCACGATTTGAGCATTTGGTCCAAGGCAGGCTGGACGAGCCGTGCCAGACATGATGCCGCATTCCTGCGAACAGAGAACGGCCGGCAATATGCCATCGCGATATTCACGGAAGGTGTTGCCAAAGATCGGGAACTCGTTCCCGCGATAGCTTGGAGAATATTTCAGGAACTCAAAAAATAGCAGCTATTGAACGTCTGCAACTTCGATAACTGAATTTTCGGGGCGAAATGTGAGTGCCGGATTGTCCTTGTAGGCGTTTGCCCCGGACAAAAGGAACTGTTCTGCTGTTTCACGGTCGACCGGGCGAGAGAAAAGGTACCCTTGGCCGGCCTTGCATCCGAGCGAACGAAGTTTTTCAAGTTGCGACGCAGTTTCGACACCCTCAGCCACGACTTCAATACCCAGATTTTCCCCTAGCATCAGGATCGTCTTGACGATGGCACCGCTCTTCTCATCCTTGTCCATCAGATGTATGAATGAACGGTCGATCTTCAGGCGTTCAAACGGGAATTTCTGCAGATAACTGAGGCTTGAGTAGCCGGTCCCAAAGTCATCAGTGGAAAGTGCGACGCCGAGCCTGTCGAGTTCCTGCAGGACCTTTAGCGACTTTTCGCTGTGTTCCATGACGGTGCTTTCAGTCACTTCCAACTTCAACTGCTCGGCCTTGATCGCTGAGTCTTCGAGAATGAGCTGAACCTGTGTCGTCAGGTTAGGATGCATCAACTGTTTTGCCGAAAGGTTCACGCTCACGGCAAGCGGGACCTTGAATCGCCTCTGCCAATCGCCGATCTGCCGGCACGATTCCTCTAGGATCCATCGGCCGATCGGGATTATCAATCCTGTTTCCTCGGCAACGTGGACAAATTCGTTCGGCGCGACCAGGCCGTGTACAGGATGCCGCCACCTTATCAGAGCTTCGAATTCGCACACGCGGCCTGTCGCCAACTCAACTATCGGCTGATAAAGCACCTCGAATTCATGCCGCTCGACCGCCCGCCGCAGATCGTTCTCGACCTGAAGCAAGTTCATATTTCGAACATGCATTTCCTGGTCAAAGATCTCGTAACGTGCCTTGCCGGCCTCTTTGGCTCGATACATCGCGGCATCCGCATCGCGTAAAAAGTCCTCGGCGCTTCGCTTCATGGGACTTGCGATCACTATGCCGATGCTCGCCGTCGTAAAGACCTCGTAGTTGTCGATCTTGAAGGGCTCGGAGATCTTTGCCTGCAAACGCTCAGCGACACGCGCAACATCGTGGGCGTCGCCGCTGCGATTTAGGAGAATAGTGAACTCATCGCCGCCCAGCCTCGCGACGATGTCGCCCGGACGAACGCATTCGGTCAGCCGCTCGGCGATCGCAATGAGCAATTTATCGCCGACAGCATGGCCGAGGCTGTCGTTTATGACTTTGAACCTGTCGAGATCGAGGAAAAGAACTGCAAATTTTGCGAATTCATTGCCCTCGCCACGCTTCACGGCTTGGCGGAGCTGGTTCATGAATTCAACACGATTCGGCAGGTTTGTCAGCGTGTCGTGAACGGCGTAGTAGCGGATCTTTTCTTCGGCCCGCGTCCGTTCGGTTATGTCGCGAAAGCAGGCGACCCGGCCGACCGGCCGGCCTTCCATCATCTGCGGCTGCGAATACCGCTCGAAAACCCGTCCGTCGGTCAGCTCGATGATGTCCGATGCCGTTGCCAGCGGATCTGCATAGACGCGGTCCAAACTGCGATTAAATTCTTCCGGATTCTTGATCTTGCTCAGTACAAGGTCAACCAATTTCGCGCCGTCCTTCTTCTCGATTATCTGAGGATGGACGTCCCACATCTCACGGAATTTTCGGTTGCAGGTAACTATCTCGCGGTCAAGGCTCATCACGACAATGCCGTCAGCCGTGGATTCAAAGGTCGATGCAAAGAGCGAAATCGTGTTATGCAGATCTATCTCGGTCCGTCGCCGGTCGGTTATGTCGCGTGCGATGCCTTGGACGCCTATCGGCGATCCGCCGGGCGACACGATCAGCCGAGTGCTGAGTTCCAATGTCACGCGTTTGCCGGATCTGGCAATGATCTCAAGCTCATAGGTCGTAGGAAGCTCCTCCTCGACCTTTCGGGCGGTCATCGTTTGTGCGAGTTCGAGGAATTCCGGTGCCACGACCTGACCGATGTTCATCTTTAGAGCTTCCTCGCGGGAATAGCCCGTAATTATCTCGCCTGCGCGGTTCAGCGACGTAAAATTGCCGCTCATATCATGCGTGTAGATCAGGTCGTTCGCATTCTCGAAAAGGTCTCGATAGCGTTCTTCGCTCTTGCTGATGGCGTCCTCGGCGAGCTTGCGATCGGTAATGTCGCGGGCGATCCCCTGAACTGCGATAGGCTTGCCGTCGCTTCTGATGACGCTGCTGTTGATCTCCAATACCGCACGCGAGCCGTCTTTCTTGATACATTCGACCTCATAGGTCGTTTGCGTCTTCTTGCCATCGATCTTGTCCCGCAGATATTTGCGAACACGATTCAAATGTTCCGGAGCCACTACCTCCGACATATTGAGGGCCAGGGCCTCTTCACTCGTATAGCCGAATATGCGTTCGCCTGCTTTGTTTATCGATATGTAATTTCCTTCCAGGTCGTGAACGTAAATGATGTCGTTGGCGTTGTCGAACAGTTCTCTGAATCTTGCCTCGCTTTCGGCGACAGCAAGTTCAGCTCGTCGGCGTTCGGAGATGTCTTTCCACATCACCATGCCGGCAAAGATCTCGCCCTTCTCGTCGCGGACAGGACGGATATTGATCAGATAGTAATTGCCGTCGTCTTCGGTCTCAAAGGTAATATCCTCTCCGGCCAAGGCACGGTCGTAGTATCCACTCCATTCAGCAACGATCTCTTCCGGAAAAACATCCTCAAGTGTTCTGTCTTCGAACATCGCGGTCTTCCAATCGTGCTTGGCAAGCTGTTCTCCTTCGGCGAGAGTGTATCTGTGCTCACGATCAAACAGAAGTACCGCCGTCTTTGGGATTGAACGTGCGAGAGTGCGGTAGAGCTTTTCACGTATTGCAAGTTCGTGTTCCGCCTTCTTTCTTTCGGTGATGTCCAGAATGACGCCCTGCCAGCAGAGTGGGGAGCCATCCCTGTTCGCGATAAGACAGCTGCGGTCGCGGACCCACATCACGGATCCATTCTTGCAGTGAACGCGGTATTCGAAATCGATGCTCCTGCCCTCGCGCATCGCGCTTCGGGTAGCGGTCAGGACCCTCTCTTTGTCGTCCTCGTGGATCACGCGGTCCCAGATGTTAGCATCGGTCAGCCACTCTTCGATCGGATACCCGAATCTTTCGAATGACGGGCTTATGTACAGCGGCTTGTGCGGCGGTGTCGGCTTGATCGCATAGAACATCACGGGCAGATTTTCGACGAAAATGCGAAAAAGCGGATCCGACGGAGTTACCGGAACTCCGTTTGCCGGGATCTTGATCTGATCGGAAAAGGACATAGGCCGACTGTCGGAAGGGAATATGCTTTGAACCAAACGCCCTATTTTACGGGACTTGAATGACTATGATCGTAGGGATACGCCGCGAAATGTTGAGCGATTTACATCATCGAACGGCTTAGGAAATGGGCGCTCGATATACGAACGCAATAAAAGATTAACATAGTTGTGCTCTGATTGCCATCGTTTTTTACGCTATTAAATGATGGTTTGTGTTCATTCTCCGGCAGGCTTGCGGCGAAGCGGCCCCAAAAGCTATCATCAAAACAAATTCACTGGATCTCCGTATCAATACAGTATGAAAACTAAGGCTCTTGTCGTTTCGTGGGTTCTCCTATTGCCTTTCCTGGTGACTGCCCAAGGCAGTTATCAAAAGCCTCCCAAAGAGGTGCTGGATCTTCTGAATGCTCCGGCAATACCGGCTTCCAGCATTTCGCCGGCGAGGGACAGGATCGTTCTGCTTGAACCGCTGCGTTATCCGCCGATATCTGAATTGGCCCAGCCGATGCTGCGTATCGCGGGTTTGAGGATCAATCCGCTCACAAACGCACAGCACAGGCAGCCGTATTCTGTTAAGGTGACGCTCAAGAACGTCGCAGACGGCAAGGAAACGCCTGTCGCATTGCCGGCGGGAGCACAGATCGTATCGCCGGCGTGGTCGCCTGACGGCAAGTACATTGCTGCGGGAAACATTACGCCTGCCGGCGTCGAACTTTGGATCATCGACACTGCGACCGCTAGAGCCAACAAGGTCAAGGACGTTTTCATAAACACCGCATTCGGCGGCTTTAGCTGGGAAGACGCAAACACGCTTTCCGCAAATTTGGTCCCGAAGAAACGCGGGCCTGCCCCGCCTTACCGCGACATTACACCGACCGAGCCGAACATTCAGGAGACTTCCGGGCGGACCGGCGTTATCCAGACGTTTCAAGACCTGCTCAAGAGCCCGAATGACGAGCGTTTGTTCGAATATTACTGCTCGTCGCAGATCGCTCTGATCGAGGCTAACGGAAAGGTCAAAGAGGTTGGGCCGGTCGGGCTTTATGACAGTATGGGAATGTCGCCTGACGCCAAATATATCCTTGTTTCGCGTATCCAGCGTCCTTTTTCGTATCAGTTCCCGTTCTCGCGATTTCCAAAAGTGGTCGAGGTCTGGGACCTTGAAGGCCGTGTGGTCAGCCGTGTGGCAAACATCCCGCTTCAGGACAATCTGCCTGCACAAGGCGTTCCGACCGGCCCGCGTCAGGTCAACTGGATCCCGACCGAGCCGGCAACGCTTGTTTGGGCCGAGGCATTGGATGGGGGCGACCCGAATACCAAAGCCGCACACCGCGACAAGCTGATGAAGCACGCTTCGCCGTTTTCGGGTTCGCCGGCGGAGATGCTGAAGGTCGAAAAACGGCTTCAGGGCCGAGCGTTCGGCGAAAAGCAGGGAACGATGTTCTTTTACGATTTTGACCGCGATACGCGTCGCCGCCGTATGTTCATGACTGACTATCGCGACCCGGCGAACATCACGATGCTGTCCGACCTTAACGTAAACGACCGCTACAATGATCCCGGACAGCCCGTTACGAAGACCCGAATTGACGGAACGACCGTTGTTCGTCAGAACGGCGATGAGATCTTTTGGAGCGGTATCGGTGCCTCTCCGCAGGGCGACCGGCCGTTCTTTCGCAAAATGAACCTGAAGACCAGGGAAGTCACGGAGATCTGGCGTTCGGGAACGGAAGAATACGAGTCCTTTGCCGGAATGATCGATGACGAGGGCTTTCAGTTCTTTACTCGAAAGGAGTCGCTGACCGAACCGTCGAATCTTTACCTTCGCCAGGTCTGCCCGCCTGGAAAGACCTGTACCGCGTTGGCATATCGCCAGATCACAGAGTTCAAAGACCCTTCACCGCAGCTTCGCGGCATCACAAAACGGCTCGTCACATACAAACGGGCTGACGGCGTCGATCTTTCGTTCACGTTGTATCTGCCGCCGGGTTACAAAGAGGGAACTCGGCTGCCGACGCTCGTTTGGGCATATCCGCTCGAATTTACAGACGGCTCGACCGCAGGGCAGGTTTCCGGATCGACAAATCGTTTTACGCAGTTTGGCGGCACGTCCCATCTGTTTTTCCTTTTGCAGGGTTATGCCGTACTCGACAATGCAACTATGCCGATCGTCGGCGACCCGCTGACGGTTAACGACACTTTCGTGAAACAGATCGTCGATTCGGCACAGGCAGCCGTCGATAAAGGCGTTGAACTCGGCGTGGTCGATCCCGACCGTGTCGGCGTCGGCGGACACAGCTATGGTGCGTTCATGACCGCAAACCTGATGGCACACAGCCGTATTTTCCGTGCCGGCCTCGCTCGCAGCGGTGCCTACAACAGGACTCTCACGCCTTTCGGATTCCAATCCGAACGCCGAACTTTCTGGGAAGCTCCGGAGGTTTATTCGAAGCTTTCGCCGTTCTTTTATGCCAACAAGATAAAGGATCCCATACTGTTCATCCATGGCGATGCGGACAACAACACGGGCACATTCCCGATGCAGTCTGAACGTATGTACGCGGCGATCGCCGGCAACGGCGGCACGGCACGCCTAGTGATGCTACCGCTCGAATCGCACGGCTATGTCGCACGCGAATCAACAGAACACACGCTTTACGAGATGCTGAATTGGTTCGACAAATACGTTAAGAACGCGAAGCCGCGTGACACCAAATAGGAAATACGAATGAAAAGAACGATCGCACTATTTATCTGTCTTTGCTACTCCATTTCAGTCGGGGCTCAGACGATGCCGCCGGACGGAGACTCGAAACTGTGGGCTCAGGCGCTGAAGATCCACAAAAAAGCCATAATCATTGACGGCCACAACGACATCACCGGCCCGATGATGGATATGGACTTCAACCTTGCCGATGATTCGACCGGGCGGCTGCAGTCCGGCGGCGATCCGATGCATACCGATATCGCACGCTGGAAAAGAGGCGGCATGACCGGGCAGTTCATGTCGATCTATGTTTCCGGCAACACGCTTCGTACGGGTGGATCGATGCGGCGTGCAATGGAGCTGATCGACGTAACCAACCGTGAGATCGAGCGTCACGGCGATCTGGTCAAATGTACGACCGCCGCCGAGATCCGTCAGGCAAAAAAGCAGAACAAGATCTGTCTGCTGATGGGCATTGAGGGCGGTTATGCGATCGAAAACTCGCTGTATGCTCTCCGCAATTTCTACCGCCTCGGCATCCGCTATATGACGCTGACTCACAACGTCACGCATGATTGGGCGGACGCTCACAACGACGAAAAACGAAATAACGGTCTGTCCGATTTCGGAAAGGAGGTCGTTCGTGAGATGAACCGGCTCGGAATTCTCGTCGATATCTCGCACGTTTCCGAAAAGGTGATGCATGATGTGCTCGACGTTTCCAAAGCACCGCTGATCGCGTCGCATTCGGGGGCTCGCGGCGTTGCGAATCATACGCGAAATGTCCCGGACGACGTTCTTAAACGCCTTCCGAAGAACGGCGGCGTGATCATGGTGGTTTTCTATCCCGCTTTCCTAGACGAACGCACGGCAAAGGAGCAGAGCGAACGCTCGGCACGTCTGCGCGATCAGCTCGCTGCATTGCGCGAACAATACAAGAATGACGACGCGGCGTTTTTCGCCGCCCGTGACAAGCTGTACGCGGAAAATCCGATCTACATCGCCGACTATAAACGCATCGTCGATCACATCGACCACATAAAACGCGTCGCGGGCATCGAACACGTCGGGCTTGGCTCGGATTACGACGGCGTGCCGTACCTCAATCCGCCGATGAAAGGCGTCGAGGACCTGCCGCTTGTGACCTACGAGATGCTGCGCCGCGGCTACACTGAAAAGGAAATTCTGATGGTTCTCGGCGGTAATATGCTCCGCGCGATGGAACAAGCCGAACGACTTGCCCGCGGCACGCGAGTCTCAGCCGACGGCAGTTTGGTGAAGTTCAAGAAATAAACCAACTCCAAGGTTGAATGAAAAGGCGGCCCGATGGCCGCCTTTTTAAGTTCGTTTCGACATTTTTGTAATGCCTGCCTAAGTTATGATGACGGCCGCCCGCTTACGCAGACGGTTCTGGCCTAGGCGCCGGCGCCGTGGCATTTTTTGAATTTTTTGCCGGAGCCGCAGTAGCAGGGTTCGTTCGGTTTTACCTTTGGTGTATCGCGGACGAACGGTGTGTGGCGTGCGGCCTCGGCACCGGCGGCTTCGGCGGTTCCCATCGCACCGGTGAAAGCCATTCCGGCGGCCTGTCGGCGTGCACGCTGCATTTCGAGGCGTGCGAGGCGTTCGCGTTCTTCCTGTTCGTCCTGCGAGACGACCTGCAGATTGAACAGTGCTTTTGTCGTGTTCGTGTCGATGCGGTCGAGCATGTCCTGGAACATATCGAACGACATCTTCTTGTATTCGACCAACGGATCTTTTTGACCGTAACCGACGAGCCCGATACCCTGTTTTACGTGGTCGATCGACAGCAGGTGGTCTTTCCACTGGCTGTCGATAATGTTGAGCATGATGTAGCGTTCATACGCACGCAGACTTTCGGCACCGGCCAGCTTTTCTTTCTCTTCGTATTTCTTCTTCGCTTTCTCCCAGATAAGCTCCTGGATCTCGTCCGGGTTCATCCTCTTGAAATCGACGCCCGCATCGCGTGCCGGATCGATATCGTAAATGCTCTCGATCTCAGCGGCGTAGGTATTGATGTCCCACTGATCCGGCGAAATGGTCAGGCTCAGCATCGAATCCGTCAGGTCGTGAAGCAGGTCGCGTGCTACGCCGTTGTCGCCGAGCAGGTATTCGCGGTGCTCGGGCTCGAACATCAGCTGCCGCCTGAGGCCGTAAATGGTCTCACGCTGTTTGTTCATCACATCGTCATATTTGAGGACGTGCTTACGCGTTTCAAAGTTGCGTGCCTCGACGGCTTTTTGGGCACGTTCGATCTGCTTCGAAACGGTCTTTGATTCGATGGCGACGCCTTTTTCCATGCCCAGCCATTCCATCATCGAGCGGACCTTGTCCCCAGCAAAGATACGCATCAGATCGTCTTCCAGCGAAAGTACGAACC
This sequence is a window from Acidobacteriota bacterium. Protein-coding genes within it:
- a CDS encoding dipeptidase codes for the protein MKRTIALFICLCYSISVGAQTMPPDGDSKLWAQALKIHKKAIIIDGHNDITGPMMDMDFNLADDSTGRLQSGGDPMHTDIARWKRGGMTGQFMSIYVSGNTLRTGGSMRRAMELIDVTNREIERHGDLVKCTTAAEIRQAKKQNKICLLMGIEGGYAIENSLYALRNFYRLGIRYMTLTHNVTHDWADAHNDEKRNNGLSDFGKEVVREMNRLGILVDISHVSEKVMHDVLDVSKAPLIASHSGARGVANHTRNVPDDVLKRLPKNGGVIMVVFYPAFLDERTAKEQSERSARLRDQLAALREQYKNDDAAFFAARDKLYAENPIYIADYKRIVDHIDHIKRVAGIEHVGLGSDYDGVPYLNPPMKGVEDLPLVTYEMLRRGYTEKEILMVLGGNMLRAMEQAERLARGTRVSADGSLVKFKK
- a CDS encoding PAS domain S-box protein; translated protein: MSFSDQIKIPANGVPVTPSDPLFRIFVENLPVMFYAIKPTPPHKPLYISPSFERFGYPIEEWLTDANIWDRVIHEDDKERVLTATRSAMREGRSIDFEYRVHCKNGSVMWVRDRSCLIANRDGSPLCWQGVILDITERKKAEHELAIREKLYRTLARSIPKTAVLLFDREHRYTLAEGEQLAKHDWKTAMFEDRTLEDVFPEEIVAEWSGYYDRALAGEDITFETEDDGNYYLINIRPVRDEKGEIFAGMVMWKDISERRRAELAVAESEARFRELFDNANDIIYVHDLEGNYISINKAGERIFGYTSEEALALNMSEVVAPEHLNRVRKYLRDKIDGKKTQTTYEVECIKKDGSRAVLEINSSVIRSDGKPIAVQGIARDITDRKLAEDAISKSEERYRDLFENANDLIYTHDMSGNFTSLNRAGEIITGYSREEALKMNIGQVVAPEFLELAQTMTARKVEEELPTTYELEIIARSGKRVTLELSTRLIVSPGGSPIGVQGIARDITDRRRTEIDLHNTISLFASTFESTADGIVVMSLDREIVTCNRKFREMWDVHPQIIEKKDGAKLVDLVLSKIKNPEEFNRSLDRVYADPLATASDIIELTDGRVFERYSQPQMMEGRPVGRVACFRDITERTRAEEKIRYYAVHDTLTNLPNRVEFMNQLRQAVKRGEGNEFAKFAVLFLDLDRFKVINDSLGHAVGDKLLIAIAERLTECVRPGDIVARLGGDEFTILLNRSGDAHDVARVAERLQAKISEPFKIDNYEVFTTASIGIVIASPMKRSAEDFLRDADAAMYRAKEAGKARYEIFDQEMHVRNMNLLQVENDLRRAVERHEFEVLYQPIVELATGRVCEFEALIRWRHPVHGLVAPNEFVHVAEETGLIIPIGRWILEESCRQIGDWQRRFKVPLAVSVNLSAKQLMHPNLTTQVQLILEDSAIKAEQLKLEVTESTVMEHSEKSLKVLQELDRLGVALSTDDFGTGYSSLSYLQKFPFERLKIDRSFIHLMDKDEKSGAIVKTILMLGENLGIEVVAEGVETASQLEKLRSLGCKAGQGYLFSRPVDRETAEQFLLSGANAYKDNPALTFRPENSVIEVADVQ
- a CDS encoding S9 family peptidase, with the translated sequence MKTKALVVSWVLLLPFLVTAQGSYQKPPKEVLDLLNAPAIPASSISPARDRIVLLEPLRYPPISELAQPMLRIAGLRINPLTNAQHRQPYSVKVTLKNVADGKETPVALPAGAQIVSPAWSPDGKYIAAGNITPAGVELWIIDTATARANKVKDVFINTAFGGFSWEDANTLSANLVPKKRGPAPPYRDITPTEPNIQETSGRTGVIQTFQDLLKSPNDERLFEYYCSSQIALIEANGKVKEVGPVGLYDSMGMSPDAKYILVSRIQRPFSYQFPFSRFPKVVEVWDLEGRVVSRVANIPLQDNLPAQGVPTGPRQVNWIPTEPATLVWAEALDGGDPNTKAAHRDKLMKHASPFSGSPAEMLKVEKRLQGRAFGEKQGTMFFYDFDRDTRRRRMFMTDYRDPANITMLSDLNVNDRYNDPGQPVTKTRIDGTTVVRQNGDEIFWSGIGASPQGDRPFFRKMNLKTREVTEIWRSGTEEYESFAGMIDDEGFQFFTRKESLTEPSNLYLRQVCPPGKTCTALAYRQITEFKDPSPQLRGITKRLVTYKRADGVDLSFTLYLPPGYKEGTRLPTLVWAYPLEFTDGSTAGQVSGSTNRFTQFGGTSHLFFLLQGYAVLDNATMPIVGDPLTVNDTFVKQIVDSAQAAVDKGVELGVVDPDRVGVGGHSYGAFMTANLMAHSRIFRAGLARSGAYNRTLTPFGFQSERRTFWEAPEVYSKLSPFFYANKIKDPILFIHGDADNNTGTFPMQSERMYAAIAGNGGTARLVMLPLESHGYVARESTEHTLYEMLNWFDKYVKNAKPRDTK
- a CDS encoding serine hydrolase — encoded protein: MNLTHKLAAKFLIAVLFTMPLAAQKSKGGEILPQKGYKPPVMSEVTSMNEIVRAAVMAELDARKGEVKQEQVSATVIDVTDANSWKWGAFRGEEKYYPASVPKMFYMAAVERQLEDGKVALTKELDRGMKDMIVDSSNDATQYIVDVLTDTASGSELPQKEFEKWQYKRNRMNRYFAAMGYKNININQKIYCEDAYGIEQQSRNYAGQNRNMLTTNATARAIAEIVLGRLNTPERTTRMMKLLQRDPFSAVKDPDSQDHGFIGKMLADNHLHDLSIWSKAGWTSRARHDAAFLRTENGRQYAIAIFTEGVAKDRELVPAIAWRIFQELKK